gtgtggtgcgCCTAGACTTCCTGAAGTCTCTAATTACTTCTTTCTTCTTTGAAATATTAAGGTCCATTTTATTTTTCCGGCACCATAGTGTCAAATGCTGGACCTCCTCTCTGTAGGCTGATTCATTATTATCAAAAATCAGACCTACAACAATGGTACTGTCATCAAAGTTGACTATGAGCATACGGAGTGAATGGGAGAACAGTCATGAGTGAATAGTGAATAGAGAATGGTGCTGAGGATGCACCCTGGGATGTCCCTTTGTTCATGATGACCTGTGCTTACCAAACCAGGCAGTATGTGGTGTGTTCCCAAGGAAACTTCTGGTCTGGTCCAGGGAatgataaaaacctgaaaaatcaCAACTTTAGTAAGCCTGGTTTGTTTTCATGCAGAGATTTTTAGAACGGACCACACAAAgtcatgcagtttcagcagaTTGTTTCAGGGGCAGTATTGCGTGGATCGAGAAGAAAAAATGCAAGTCCATCTCATTGGGGTTCTGTTGGTACTTCAGTTTTCAAATGTAGTCGTCCACATGCACCGCTACACTTGTCCACATTACCCCAAAAGACGTTTTCAAACTCTTTTGTCTTTGGATTCATGTTCTTATTTCGTTTTTCCACTACTTCTTTTTCTACTGAAATGCGCTGCTCTTACATTATATCCTCTCTTCCTGCTTTTGGTGCGCTGGCCGGGCACGCATTCACACCGCAAGTGAACCACTCCAGGTTCCAGATAAACCGTGCCAAGACCAGCAGTTGTAACAGTGCTAGGGTATCTTTTCTGGTCAGTTTCAGGGTCCAGGATGGGTTCACACTGGTGTGATCCACTCCAGAAAGTTGACTCTAGCACAGTAAAAAGAGTTtcaaaggtttggtgtgaaagaTCTGTAACTGCATCAACAACTCCATTATCACACCCCTCCCGGCAGACTTAGAAAGCTCCTGTAGAAAGGtagagttgtttttgtttacacaAGTTCTCTGTTTTCCATGTAAATTTCACTATGTTGTAGTAAATTCcagttatttaaaagaaaagccaTAAGAAATATAATTAGAATTAGAAGCATAGTACACTGttgaagaaatgtaaataaaattaaagcgctttctcttttttgtgcAATGAAGCTCTGAATAACCATATTTAAATAAGAAATTGAcgacaaaatgtttaaagtacTTCAACAAAGTGTGGGGACTTCTCCTGGTAAGTACCTATGAAACATCCTCAGAATGTTTACTCAAGGCGTCAATACGCACAATTACTCAATGCTAACCCACACTGTTTGCTTTAGAAATCATCTGTGTCTGGTATCAGCACTAAAAATACACCTCAGCCTGTTTATCACATGCACAAGGAAACGCTGGAGCCCTTGGGTGCTCTATGTGGCAAATtgctttaacaaaaaaaaaaaactttaactaaaaaaataaataaaggccacaccATGGAGCTTAAATGTCTGTGTTTCTAAAATATAATTCCTTGAGTATGATTTATAACATTTTTTTGCTATTGATCGTAGATCTTCAAAAGCTCCATTAGTAGTGAAGCTGTctaaaaacctgttagagctACTGCATCAGCTTGATTTATAATCGCTCTGTCAGATAGTGCATTTGAAAAGTCATTTAAAAGGATCCTGTAAGCAAATTCATGGCAAAATTGTTTTCATTGACACACCATCAACGAACAGGCAGAGCCAGTTTCTAAGTAATGCAAAGTGGAAATGCAAGCACGCAGTGCTGAAGAGAGTGATGCAACTGATAAATACAATTCCTTACATGAATaactaaaagaataaaatagaaaattaaaatggatgTTAAAACAACCAAAGCTTCAAGCAACTGTGACATAATAATTACAAGCTGAATTTAAATGGTAGCTGTTTTTATTAAGTGcatttaaatacataaacacacacttgCATATAccaaaaatacttttatgaagactaaaaaaaaatctgcaacacATCTTACCAGACAAGCATAATTTACATGTGAAAAATACTGCACTTTtcatacaaagaaaaataaaaaataaacacctaTATTTCAAACTGACTCCTTAAAATGGTGAGTATTCGACAACAGAGAGACTGATGGATGCAGAGAAGTCACTAAGGGGCAACTGAAGACAGTGTTATGTTAATGCAGGTCTAACATACCGATTGGGGTACTCATGCAAAGCCTGCAGGCTGAAAATGTCTCTGAGATTTTAAATGTTCAACATTTGCTGTGTATTTATggatcaggctgtgatttattCCTTCAATGAATCATGACAGCTTAAGAGTCTTAGTGCCCTCGTAACTGAAAATCATCCTGACTTCCTTAAAGAAGAAATACAGTTCACGCCCGACTGAAACATTTACACATAAGAAGTATCTTAATCCAATTAAAAACAGCAGATAAAAATATGgttcatatacatatatatatatatatatatatatatatatatatatatatatatatatatatatatatatatatatatatatatatatatatatatatatatatatacatatttgagGCTCAAAGCTGTACAGCTTAACTTAAACCTGCAGACGGAGGTTTCATTTGGTTAACTGTAAAAATCTGTTTCCAACTTTGGCACTTGATTGTAAAAAATATACTGTCTTTGATGGCTATTTCACCAACAAGTAAAAGATTTCCTCTGAGACCAACAAGGCACATATTAACAGTTTTTGGCAGTTGGTTATTTATGCAAAGACACATAGTTTTTCTACTATAAGGCAGTGTTGGAAATTTGACAGCTTTGAGAGCTGAGAGGTGTGTGCAAGCTAGTTGAGCATTTGATATATGTCACCATAAAGGTTTGACTAACCTGTTTTGGGTTCGACAGGATGACCCTCCTTTAAAATGAGGACCAAAAGCCCACAGGATTACCAGTGCAATCAGTGTGTATTAGCGTAATGTTGTTCTATAATACTTTTTCCAGTACACTAAAACATACAAGGGTCCATTGCGTACAGATTGGGTGCCATCAAAGTGCATCCAGTCATCCTGCTAAAGCAATTGAATCTATACACCAAACAAGCTTTGTACACTGATCCTGAGGGactttttgttttcaggttttCATAGTCTTTGGTTGGTTCATTCTCACTTAGCTGGCTAAGTGAGTTTCTGACATTAGGAGTGGCTGCGGCTCCTGCTCGGATACCTCGATTGCTCCGCCTGGACTGTGAGTTTCTGAACTGAGATCCTGAGGTTCGTCAGACGCCCTCCTCATCTGCTGTTCCATCTTCAGTCTTCGCTCTTCAGCCTCTATTTCCTCTGTTGTAGGAATGGAGTTCTTTTTTGGTCTTCCCTTGGGCTTGGTCGGGGCCTCGTGACCTCCTTTAAGCACCTAGAAAGCACAGACAGCATTAGTGGAAGCTCCAGTAATAAATGGCAGCAGGAGTCAAAGGCAATGCTTGCTATTATAGTAATTAAGAGAAGACATATTGCTGCTTGCTGGGCCTTGTGCACTCATTTATCTTTAACGATTTCAGCTCtttttttgttctctgtgtTGTTGACCCTGCTACAAAAGTGTTTGCTCTTAGTGCAATCATCATCAGTCAAGCCATAGCCTTCCCACACCTCCTGCCATAAGGCTGTCTATAAGTTGCTCACAATATTAAAATGACCAATCTTAAATAGAGCAGATTTTATATTTATCCTCAATATATAAATAGTAATATTTATGTCTACCTGGACTATGATTATCACACATCACATTATTGCAAATTTGCACTGTGTTTTTATGGTGTAGGAAGATATGCAGGCTTAGGTAAATAACGCTCTAACATTACTTTTCTGCATATCTGACACTGTAAGATACACAGTTTCATTACCAGTTAAGCTTTTTTGGATATGCGGAAAAACTCCATGGTGTATCACAACGCTGAGATCCCATATATCCTACATAAATGTGTCTCTAATACAGAATTGATGCAAGTGCTAATCAAACGTTGCATTTGTTGCTAATAATGTCATTTTTAAATCTCATACTACGCTATGCTTATGCTCTATCTATACTGATGACAATTTGCTCAGTTCTGCTTTCAGGACTTTCTTATTAATTAAGCTAATTATTTGACCACTCGGGGGCACTCGTATAGCAATGAACATTCCTTTCCAGAATAGTTAGTTGATCCTTAAATATCAAACCTGTCCTTATGCAATAGCTGAGAGGGAATTCTACAGCCATTATCCCAATACATGGTCACAATAACAAAACAGGCTTGGAAATATGCGGATAAATCTGTTTTGCATGGAAAACAACATGCATATTTCCTCAGCTTtagattttttgatttttcaAGCCTGTCAGCACCAGCATTGACTAAGTTGTTGGGTACAGGCATGTTGTTAGGTGTATAATCCCATTATAATTCAGTTAAAGGTAAGCCTTTGATGAATAACAATCATTTGAGCCATTTAGTAAAAACTAAAAGCTtgtggaaaatacatttttattaattgtaCTAAGACATACAAGTCTAAGACATAAAAGTCTTAccattttcttccatttcatacGCCTGTTTTGGTACCACGTCTTCACCTGAAGCTGCGTGAGACCCAGGGACTGAGCCAGGTCCaatctaaaaattaaaataagccACAACCACATGCACATCAGATTGATGAGTtatttgaaattttaaaaagaacatgctcaaaacaaacaataataagCGGGTTAAATAAAGAAAGATGTTGGACACACCACTTAACATCAAACTCGTATTTTTCTAACATTTCAGTATATATATAGGTTGCTCTTATTCCAAACCTAAAGCAACtgctattttttttcctttaaccaGATCAATCAGTTATTTCAGATAACCTTACCTTTATACCTGCTAAGTAGCAACTAATACTAGCGATGTCCACCATTTACATTCAGACCAAAGAATGGCTCATTATGTTGATATAGATATGCTAAGAAGCTATGTTTATTTCTAATGTAAGTTTTCTTGtaattgtttttcaaatttttatacTTCTTTagctacatttatttaataaattatttaattttcaagGTTTAAAGAAAGATGCTCTGAGAAGAAAATAAGATcaattatatttaatttgtttttggtgAAAATCATACAAGACAATGAGGgattgttgtcttttttttatctgatcatCGTTTTATACTGAATTAAAGTATATAtaacatttttcaatttaacCCAAATATTATTATGTTATTTCGGTTATAGGTTATACTTTTCTTCCCAGTCTGGTAGAAATTTAACCAAATTTAACCAATTTTTGGGGTTAAAAACCTAACCCAGTATGCCATGTCAAACCCACAACCCAATCCTGTTTTGTTAATCAACCAGGCCTGTATGATCCTTATAGACAACACATTATAAGAGCTCACCATTACACTTATTTCTGTTAAGTCTAAAAGGTCTTTAGCTGTCCCATTAAAGCTCAAGTCTAACACAGTATACAATGcaaaaaatacatgtttcaaTGTTTGTGCTAAGAACAGCAGTCCAGTCAGACTACATGATTAGGGCTGATCTGAATGCATCCACCACATGTGGCGATGCATGACTAATTGCAATGTGTAATGCAAAACCTCAGGAAGGGGCAGATATAGCTAACAAGGAGACCTTTTGTTACAGGAGAAGAAAGGTTATCATCTTTTAAGTGGGATTTCCTCTTTCCTGCGCTTCAAAAAGGCCTTTAAAAGTCAGATGAAAGGTTTTTGAACCCCCTCTGGGAAGGCATCTAACTTTTACTTGGTGAAAATGCAAACCGAGTCAGggtaaaaaatcataatttgaaaaacagcagcaaagaaaaaaaaaactttgagatTCATTAAGCTATTTGTACTATAACTTATATAAAGAATGTTTAGTAGATTGTGCATGcaggtgctttaaaaaacaCTAGCATGAACAATGTCATGCTGTCTATCAAAGTCAATTTTTAAAACTGCACCAATATAAAGCATGGCGAAAACTGGAGGTACAGTAAAACTGGCAGAAGATAAAGGAAAACACTTTGTAGGTATCAAATGACAGAAGCCACGCATACAGAAACAATGTTTGACTTTATTCACATGCTTTTTACATAATGTTTTGCAAAATACGTTTATAAAAATAGTAATATTGAAGATGATGACAGAGATGATGATTAAAACCCTAGTTAGCACAATCCAACAATTCATAAAGCCATTAAAGTGTATTGATGAATGATtaattcaaaagaaaagaagagaaaagaaaagggaaatCATCTTTAGATCACAACAAACCTACGCTGGGAGCATGCCACATTTTTGATCTGCGGCTTTTAAAGGGAATTTTCTCTGCTGGTGTCTTTGCTCCATCTGGGTATTTAATTAACTCCCAACACAGTGTCAGAATCGGATATTTTGACAGGACACTAAAGTTGGGCACGGCCATTCATACGGATGGTTGGTTTTGATCAATGAGCTCCGCTCTGCCTCAGGACTTCTACTTTAAGATGAGGTGTGGCATCTATCCAACAACTACAGGCCAGCTAAGGTGTGACATATTCAATAACGCACTGTGGGAGCTTTACCACAGAACACATGAATGTGAAAAAACAGATGAATTTGAACATTTCCAGATATGCAAATACAATTTTGGAGAGGGTTTGGTAGCCCACAGCACTGAAAATAGGTAGTTATATCTTTCTAAACAAAGTAGATATTTGCATTTTAGTGCAGATGACTAATGaaaattcagctttttaaaattgtatttgtttttattaaccaCTATTTAGAATGCATGTGAAATAAAATTGCTGGATCTGGGGTGCATTAAATGGCttgaaagtctttttttttcaggtgaAGGAAAGCTTTCACAACATTTATGGCTTAATGCCATCCATGATTACAATAGaggctaaatataaatgcaggCTAAATATAAATGTGAAGTACAAAATACAACTGGAAAATACGTTGTAACCTCATGTCAGTCTTATGTTCCACAGCATGGACCATAAGACACAAATATCAACATATGGATTACTTCACCTCTCGGCCCAAAACTAAATACCCTTTATGTACACCTGCACATGAGTGAAATGATTGGCAGAAAATCCATGTAATACATTGCTGTTTGCTTGTGTTGGCCACTGTCCCTCTTTTTTGTGAACAAAGAAGTGTTTCTTCTTTGGAGCTTTCTTGCTGTTTAGGAGCTCAGGGTTAAAACGTTAACTCTTGTCCCAACTAGAATAGTGAGGTAATGCTCTGGCTCGGGTGGAATCATATTAAATTAGGCAATCCCCACAGGACAAATCACAAATTATACTGCTAAGTCAACTACTgcttgaaaagttcatttatgcCTCTGTGAATGTCCTTGAGCATGTTGTGAAATTTTGAAAATGCACTGACAATTAAAGTAAacaggttattaaaatgttggtACTGAGTGACATTTATATAGCTTTGGTTACACGTACGTTAGGTTACTTTGATGCCTGTTGATCACTACACTTTATTTGAGTCCTTTTTTCCATCTTTGGGCATAAAATCTTTTTGGTAGCTATGAGGTGTTTTTATAATATATAGTTTGAATGCAGTTagtaaattgtgaaaaagtcCAGCAGAGTGAAAATGCTTTGGAATGTTACTATATATCTGATGATGTATGTGTTTGAACTCTACTAACCTATCAGGTGTGGACAAGTATTTCTGCTTTTGGAACTTCTTTTCCAGCCCCATCAGCTGCAGCTCAGTGAAGATGGTGCGACTGCGGCGGGGCTTCTTCAGGCGCGGCGTGCCGCTCTCTGTCTCTGACTCGCTGCTGATGCTGAGGGGCGTCTGGCTGGGTGAGGCTTCGGAGCCTCGTGGGAGCTGTGGAGAGATGACAGGCAGGTGCGAGGGGACCGCACCCGGGGAGGA
This genomic window from Girardinichthys multiradiatus isolate DD_20200921_A chromosome 18, DD_fGirMul_XY1, whole genome shotgun sequence contains:
- the barx2 gene encoding homeobox protein BarH-like 2; its protein translation is MHCQAELRLSSPGQLKAARRRYKTFMIDEILSRETCDYFEKLSLYSVCPSLIVRPKPLHSCSGSTSLRAYPLLSVITRQPPSVQPHLQQSSSPGAVPSHLPVISPQLPRGSEASPSQTPLSISSESETESGTPRLKKPRRSRTIFTELQLMGLEKKFQKQKYLSTPDRLDLAQSLGLTQLQVKTWYQNRRMKWKKMVLKGGHEAPTKPKGRPKKNSIPTTEEIEAEERRLKMEQQMRRASDEPQDLSSETHSPGGAIEVSEQEPQPLLMSETHLAS